A genome region from Pseudomonas pergaminensis includes the following:
- a CDS encoding anti-virulence regulator CigR family protein, translating into MKMPKSVIAGLGVLVLGASALVQAAPYDQGGPDRGGPQGQHEQRGDDHRGPQDNRRGGPPQDFGPVRQIIHDNHGQFSRGAPPPPNVRLVRGQPMPRGYYGERLDNRALARLPVYPGYEWRRSGPDVVLIAVGTGIVYEILDGVLN; encoded by the coding sequence ATGAAAATGCCTAAATCCGTGATTGCAGGCCTTGGCGTGCTGGTGCTTGGCGCCAGTGCCCTGGTGCAGGCCGCGCCGTATGACCAAGGCGGCCCCGACCGTGGCGGCCCGCAAGGCCAGCACGAACAACGTGGCGACGACCATCGCGGCCCGCAGGACAACCGTCGCGGCGGCCCACCCCAGGACTTCGGCCCGGTCCGACAGATCATCCATGACAACCACGGCCAGTTTTCACGTGGCGCGCCACCGCCACCCAACGTACGGCTGGTGCGCGGCCAGCCGATGCCCCGTGGTTACTACGGCGAACGCCTCGACAACCGCGCCCTCGCACGCCTGCCGGTGTACCCAGGTTATGAGTGGCGCCGTTCGGGGCCGGATGTGGTGCTGATCGCAGTGGGAACAGGCATCGTCTACGAGATCCTCGACGGCGTACTCAACTAA
- the trpA gene encoding tryptophan synthase subunit alpha, with translation MSRLQTRFAQLKEQNRAALVTFVTAGDPGYDTSLAILKGLPAAGADVIELGMPFTDPMADGPAIQLANIRALEAKQNLLKTLQMVREFRQDNNDTPLVLMGYFNPIHKYGVPQFIADAKEAGVDGLIVVDMPPEHNGELCDPAQAAGIDFIRLTTPTTDDVRLPTVLNGSSGFVYYVSVAGVTGAGAATLEHVEEAVTRLRRHTDLPISIGFGIRTPEQAAAIARLADGVVVGSALIDHIANASNDQQAIDGVLGLCAALSEGVRNARK, from the coding sequence ATGAGCCGCCTGCAAACCCGCTTCGCACAGCTTAAAGAACAAAACCGCGCCGCCCTGGTGACCTTCGTCACCGCCGGCGACCCGGGTTATGACACCTCCCTGGCGATCCTCAAGGGCTTGCCAGCCGCTGGCGCCGACGTGATCGAGTTGGGCATGCCCTTCACCGATCCAATGGCGGACGGCCCGGCCATCCAACTGGCCAACATCCGCGCGCTGGAAGCCAAGCAGAACCTGCTGAAAACCCTGCAGATGGTCCGCGAGTTCCGCCAAGACAACAACGACACGCCGCTGGTGTTGATGGGCTACTTCAACCCGATCCACAAATACGGCGTGCCGCAGTTCATCGCCGACGCCAAGGAAGCCGGCGTGGACGGCCTGATCGTGGTCGACATGCCGCCCGAGCATAACGGCGAGCTGTGCGACCCGGCCCAGGCCGCTGGCATCGACTTTATCCGCCTGACCACGCCGACCACTGACGATGTGCGCTTGCCGACAGTGCTGAATGGCAGCTCCGGTTTTGTGTACTACGTGTCAGTGGCCGGCGTGACCGGCGCCGGTGCCGCGACACTGGAGCACGTGGAAGAGGCCGTGACCCGCCTGCGTCGCCACACCGACCTGCCGATCAGCATCGGTTTTGGTATCCGTACACCGGAACAAGCAGCGGCCATTGCCCGCCTGGCCGACGGTGTGGTGGTGGGTTCGGCGCTGATCGATCACATCGCCAACGCCAGCAACGACCAGCAAGCCATCGATGGCGTGTTGGGCTTGTGTGCAGCGCTGTCGGAAGGTGTGCGTAACGCTCGTAAGTAA
- the trpB gene encoding tryptophan synthase subunit beta, which yields MTQSQTDLRNGPDANGLFGAFGGRYVAETLMPLILDLAREYEAAKEDPAFKEELAYFQRDYVGRPSPLYFAERLTEFCGGAKIYLKREELNHTGAHKINNCIGQILLARRMGKKRIIAETGAGMHGVATATVAARFGLQCVIYMGTTDIERQQANVFRMKLLGAEVIPVVAGTGTLKDAMNEALRDWVTNVDSTFYLIGTVAGPHPYPAMVRDFQAVIGKETRDQLQAQEGRLPDSLVACIGGGSNAMGLFHPFLDDTSVEIIGVEAAGHGIETGKHAASLNGGVPGVLHGNRTFLLQDDDGQIIDAHSISAGLDYPGIGPEHAWLHDIGRVQYTSVTDDEALDAFHKCCRLEGIIPALESAHALAEVFKRAPTLPKDHLMVVNLSGRGDKDMQTVMHHMETAKQEKH from the coding sequence ATGACTCAGTCCCAGACCGATCTGCGCAACGGCCCTGACGCCAACGGCCTGTTTGGCGCGTTCGGCGGCCGCTACGTCGCTGAAACCCTGATGCCGTTGATCCTCGACCTGGCCCGCGAATACGAAGCGGCCAAGGAAGATCCTGCATTCAAAGAAGAATTGGCCTACTTCCAACGCGATTATGTTGGTCGTCCAAGCCCGCTGTATTTCGCCGAGCGCCTGACCGAGTTCTGCGGCGGCGCCAAGATCTACCTCAAGCGCGAAGAGCTGAACCACACCGGCGCGCACAAGATCAACAACTGCATCGGCCAGATCCTGCTGGCCCGGCGCATGGGCAAGAAACGCATCATCGCCGAGACCGGCGCCGGCATGCACGGCGTAGCCACTGCCACCGTGGCTGCACGCTTCGGCCTGCAATGCGTGATCTACATGGGCACCACCGACATCGAGCGCCAGCAGGCCAACGTGTTCCGCATGAAGCTGCTGGGCGCTGAAGTGATCCCGGTGGTGGCCGGCACCGGCACCCTGAAAGACGCGATGAACGAAGCCCTGCGTGACTGGGTGACCAACGTCGACAGCACCTTCTACCTGATCGGCACCGTGGCCGGCCCGCACCCGTACCCTGCGATGGTGCGCGACTTCCAGGCCGTGATCGGCAAGGAAACCCGCGACCAGTTGCAAGCCCAGGAAGGCCGCCTGCCGGACAGCCTGGTGGCGTGCATCGGCGGTGGCTCCAACGCCATGGGCCTGTTCCACCCATTCCTGGATGACACCAGCGTCGAGATCATCGGCGTGGAAGCCGCCGGCCACGGCATCGAGACCGGCAAGCACGCCGCCAGCCTCAACGGCGGGGTACCCGGCGTACTGCACGGCAACCGTACCTTCCTGCTGCAGGACGACGATGGCCAGATCATCGACGCCCACTCCATCTCTGCTGGCCTGGATTACCCCGGCATCGGCCCGGAACACGCGTGGTTGCATGACATCGGGCGCGTCCAGTACACCTCGGTGACCGACGACGAAGCCTTGGACGCCTTCCACAAATGCTGCCGCCTGGAAGGCATCATTCCTGCCCTGGAAAGCGCCCACGCCCTGGCCGAAGTGTTCAAACGCGCACCGACCCTGCCGAAGGATCACCTGATGGTGGTTAACCTGTCTGGCCGTGGCGACAAAGACATGCAGACCGTGATGCACCACATGGAAACCGCCAAGCAGGAGAAACACTGA